One window from the genome of Echinicola vietnamensis DSM 17526 encodes:
- a CDS encoding family 78 glycoside hydrolase catalytic domain, translated as METQKYIPLLLLFILLVAPKETWAQENENEPSATWIWYPGDYEIWLSNKMQARRTERGAFLPPLWRYYSPYALVTFRKEFTLPAEDEIAIYTEGQFKLQIDGKQQHGSSRKITIPPGDHSIVVKVYNQERVPAVFIEGDYLVTDDSWKVTFEDKEWIDESGKASDQSGTNWEAVGTWDFNTPEDLPSEFSLATTPQFAAAVQPAGEGQLIDFGKETFGYIQFHGLKGEGNVNIYYGESEEEALDSAYCETLDYLSFDGSQAEDYTVQNSKAFRYVQVQHDPGVSYDSVSMLYEYLPVEYRGEWNSSDELLNEIWDVSAYTMHLNTREFFLDGIKRDRWIWSGDAYQSYLMNYYLFFDNASVRRTLLALRGKEPVSSHMNTIMDYSFYWFVGIYDYYLYSGDEEFIKNFYPRMVSMMDFCLGRRNEHGMMEGLPGDWIFIDWADGLSKQGEVSFEQMLLARSLEAMAVSAEIAGDHEGHATYQKLADEMKEKLFEVFWSEDREAIMHQRVDGKVLDNVTRYANMFGIFFDYFSDDQKEAVKHSVLLNDEVQKITTPYMRFYELEALCAMGEQAFVLDEIRDYWGGMLDLGATSFWEKYDPNESGTEHLSMYGRPYGKSLCHAWGASPVYLFGKYYLGVKPLSAGYETYEIRPELGGLDWMEGKVPTPNGDVSVYCSTKEIKVSSDEGEGVLIFKSKSKPRTDQGEIKALGGDEYELALGAGKEYVVKYKALK; from the coding sequence ATGGAAACCCAAAAATATATTCCCCTTCTATTACTTTTTATACTCCTCGTCGCTCCAAAGGAAACGTGGGCGCAGGAAAATGAAAATGAGCCATCGGCCACCTGGATTTGGTATCCGGGAGATTATGAAATCTGGTTAAGCAATAAAATGCAGGCCAGAAGGACCGAGCGAGGTGCTTTTTTACCACCCCTGTGGCGGTATTACAGTCCGTATGCACTGGTGACATTCAGGAAAGAATTTACCCTTCCTGCCGAAGATGAAATCGCTATCTATACTGAGGGGCAGTTTAAGCTCCAGATTGACGGCAAGCAGCAGCATGGATCATCCAGAAAAATTACCATTCCTCCGGGCGATCACAGCATTGTCGTTAAAGTCTATAATCAAGAACGTGTTCCTGCGGTGTTTATCGAAGGGGATTATTTGGTGACCGATGATAGCTGGAAGGTGACCTTTGAAGACAAGGAATGGATTGATGAGTCCGGCAAAGCTTCTGACCAATCCGGTACCAACTGGGAGGCTGTAGGAACTTGGGATTTTAACACACCAGAGGATTTGCCTTCTGAATTTAGCTTAGCCACTACGCCCCAATTTGCAGCGGCGGTACAGCCTGCCGGTGAGGGGCAGTTGATTGATTTTGGAAAAGAGACGTTTGGATATATTCAGTTTCATGGCCTGAAGGGAGAAGGGAATGTCAATATTTATTATGGAGAATCTGAGGAGGAGGCGTTGGATAGCGCTTATTGCGAGACCTTGGATTACCTGAGCTTCGATGGCAGTCAAGCAGAGGATTACACGGTCCAGAACTCCAAGGCTTTTCGGTACGTACAGGTGCAGCATGATCCTGGGGTAAGCTATGATTCGGTTTCGATGTTATATGAATACTTGCCGGTAGAATACCGTGGAGAGTGGAATTCTTCCGATGAACTGCTGAACGAAATTTGGGATGTTTCGGCCTATACCATGCACCTCAATACCCGCGAATTTTTCTTGGATGGGATCAAACGGGACCGCTGGATCTGGTCCGGCGATGCCTACCAAAGCTACTTGATGAACTATTACTTGTTCTTTGACAATGCCTCTGTGCGGAGAACGCTGCTGGCCTTGCGGGGTAAGGAGCCGGTGTCCAGCCACATGAATACCATTATGGATTATTCCTTTTACTGGTTTGTGGGCATTTATGATTATTACCTGTATTCAGGTGATGAGGAATTTATCAAAAACTTTTACCCCCGGATGGTCAGCATGATGGATTTTTGCTTGGGCAGGAGAAACGAGCATGGCATGATGGAAGGGCTGCCGGGAGATTGGATCTTTATTGACTGGGCCGATGGCTTGAGCAAACAGGGAGAGGTGAGTTTTGAGCAGATGCTGTTGGCGAGGAGTTTGGAAGCCATGGCCGTGAGTGCTGAAATAGCGGGTGATCACGAAGGACATGCCACCTACCAAAAGCTGGCTGATGAGATGAAGGAAAAATTGTTTGAGGTGTTTTGGTCTGAAGACCGCGAAGCCATCATGCACCAGCGTGTCGATGGTAAAGTGCTCGACAATGTGACGAGGTATGCGAACATGTTCGGGATATTCTTTGATTACTTCTCAGATGATCAAAAAGAGGCCGTCAAACATTCCGTGCTGCTGAACGATGAGGTACAAAAAATCACGACGCCCTATATGCGTTTTTATGAACTGGAAGCCCTCTGTGCGATGGGCGAGCAAGCATTTGTGCTTGATGAAATTCGTGATTATTGGGGCGGGATGTTGGACTTGGGCGCAACTTCCTTTTGGGAAAAATATGATCCCAATGAATCCGGAACAGAGCATTTGTCCATGTATGGGCGACCTTACGGCAAAAGTCTTTGCCATGCTTGGGGAGCCAGTCCTGTTTATCTCTTTGGGAAATATTACTTGGGCGTAAAACCCCTGTCAGCTGGATATGAGACCTATGAAATTCGTCCTGAATTGGGTGGGTTGGACTGGATGGAAGGAAAGGTGCCGACACCCAACGGAGATGTTTCGGTGTATTGCTCCACCAAGGAGATCAAGGTTTCTTCCGATGAAGGAGAGGGTGTCCTGATATTCAAAAGTAAGTCCAAGCCCCGTACTGACCAAGGAGAAATTAAGGCCTTGGGCGGTGACGAATATGAGTTGGCCTTGGGAGCAGGGAAGGAGTATGTGGTGAAGTATAAGGCGCTGAAGTAG